The following proteins come from a genomic window of Streptomyces sp. NBC_01716:
- a CDS encoding STAS domain-containing protein, with product MTLKVDKDEHGLWTVLRITGELDLVTSPVVRQHVHDAVAAGRRELVLDLSGVFFCDSSGVGVLIASRKLLRSCQGRLHLILPAQGAEEGSHVNRVLAALGVRRLFEVYSDVSEAVDEEAQPLSA from the coding sequence GTGACGCTCAAGGTGGACAAGGACGAGCACGGCCTGTGGACCGTGCTGCGCATCACCGGAGAACTGGATCTCGTGACCTCGCCCGTGGTCCGCCAGCACGTCCACGACGCGGTCGCCGCCGGCCGCCGTGAGCTGGTGCTCGACCTGTCCGGGGTGTTCTTCTGCGACTCCAGCGGCGTCGGCGTGCTCATCGCCTCCCGCAAGTTGTTGCGTTCCTGCCAGGGCCGGCTCCACCTCATCCTGCCCGCCCAGGGCGCGGAGGAGGGCTCGCATGTCAACCGCGTCCTCGCGGCTCTCGGCGTGCGCCGTCTCTTCGAGGTCTACTCGGACGTCTCCGAGGCCGTCGACGAGGAGGCCCAGCCCCTGTCGGCATAG
- a CDS encoding EF-hand domain-containing protein codes for MDSAEYEGKIASRFAAFDQDGNGYIDREDFSGAAAALLAEFGVTARSEKGQNLYNGAEAFWQGMAGIADVDGDQRVTRQEFITGAAKRLRDSPKRFAEIARPFLHAVIAIADEDGGGVTPAAAERVLLVLGTEQARAGEAARALDADGDGRISEEEILTAFAEYYVTPEP; via the coding sequence ATGGACAGCGCAGAGTACGAGGGCAAGATCGCCTCCCGATTCGCCGCCTTCGACCAGGACGGCAACGGCTACATCGACCGCGAGGACTTCAGCGGAGCGGCAGCGGCACTGCTCGCGGAGTTCGGCGTCACCGCACGATCCGAGAAGGGGCAGAACCTCTACAACGGGGCCGAGGCCTTCTGGCAGGGCATGGCGGGTATCGCCGACGTCGACGGTGACCAGCGGGTCACCCGGCAGGAATTCATCACCGGCGCGGCGAAGAGACTGCGCGACAGCCCCAAGCGCTTCGCCGAGATCGCCCGGCCCTTCCTGCACGCGGTGATCGCCATCGCGGACGAGGACGGCGGCGGTGTCACGCCCGCCGCGGCCGAGCGCGTGCTGCTCGTGCTCGGCACGGAGCAGGCGAGGGCGGGGGAGGCCGCGCGGGCGCTGGACGCGGACGGTGACGGCCGGATCTCCGAGGAGGAGATCCTGACGGCGTTCGCCGAGTACTACGTGACGCCGGAGCCCTAA
- a CDS encoding ATP-binding protein has product MQVLQVQLEVGADPAEVGRARRWARSRLIGSGMNDDEPLAETLILLISELVTNAVVHTGCPAVLRMLFGSGAVEAGTVRVEVADTSARPPHPRHAQGGDTNGRGLELVDGLADRWGWQPEGSGKRIWCEVDRCEPDGSAEYEPSAAVRAQGRNDGIGRYAVELPVTTGRPVDVDRPADGSSKAVTQA; this is encoded by the coding sequence GTGCAGGTACTTCAGGTGCAGTTGGAGGTCGGGGCCGATCCGGCGGAGGTCGGCCGGGCCCGTCGATGGGCGCGTTCGCGGCTCATTGGTTCCGGAATGAACGACGACGAGCCGCTGGCGGAGACGCTGATCCTGCTGATCTCCGAGCTCGTCACCAACGCGGTGGTGCACACGGGCTGTCCGGCCGTGCTGCGGATGCTCTTCGGCTCGGGGGCCGTCGAGGCCGGGACCGTACGGGTCGAGGTCGCCGACACCAGTGCGCGACCGCCCCATCCGCGCCATGCGCAGGGCGGGGACACCAACGGGCGGGGCCTGGAACTGGTCGACGGGCTCGCCGACCGGTGGGGCTGGCAGCCGGAAGGCTCGGGCAAGCGCATCTGGTGCGAGGTGGACCGCTGTGAGCCGGACGGGAGCGCGGAGTACGAGCCGTCGGCGGCCGTGCGGGCACAGGGGCGGAACGACGGGATCGGGCGGTACGCGGTCGAGTTGCCGGTGACGACCGGGCGGCCCGTGGACGTGGACCGCCCCGCCGACGGCTCGTCGAAGGCCGTCACACAGGCCTGA
- a CDS encoding GlxA family transcriptional regulator → MTECGSGNGNTPGSGGDRPRHRVVVLALDGVLPFELGIPQRIFGRAKSPDGAPLYDVITCSVRPPGPVRTNADFDILVTSGPEAIATADTVLVPASYELGPVHEEGRLTDELSAAFSYLRPGTRMVSICTGSYVLAAAGFLDGRPASTHWSSAAHFQRTFPRIKVDADVLFIDDGDVLTSAGVAAGIDLCLHIVRRDHGTAIANDVARHTVVPPHRDGGQAQYIQRPVPEAQLATTTKARAWALARLHEPIQLRDMAEQESMSVRTFTRRFREEAGISPGQWLVLQRVERARYLLESTDLSVDQIAKDAGFGTAQSMRQHLQAALGVAPTVYRRTFRAVPGQRTPTIDGARNGDNSRNGSGAAALRPV, encoded by the coding sequence ATGACGGAGTGCGGTTCGGGGAACGGGAACACTCCCGGGAGCGGCGGCGACCGGCCGCGCCACCGCGTCGTGGTCCTCGCCCTCGACGGGGTCCTCCCCTTCGAACTGGGCATCCCCCAGCGGATCTTCGGCCGCGCCAAGAGCCCCGACGGCGCCCCGCTGTACGACGTGATCACCTGCTCGGTCCGCCCGCCGGGCCCGGTCCGTACGAACGCGGACTTCGACATCCTTGTGACGAGCGGCCCCGAGGCCATCGCCACCGCCGACACGGTGCTGGTCCCCGCCTCGTACGAACTCGGCCCGGTCCACGAGGAGGGCAGGCTCACCGACGAACTCAGCGCCGCCTTCTCGTACTTGCGCCCCGGCACCCGCATGGTCTCCATCTGCACGGGCAGTTACGTGCTCGCCGCCGCCGGATTCCTCGACGGGCGGCCCGCCTCCACCCACTGGTCGTCGGCCGCGCACTTCCAGCGGACCTTCCCCCGGATCAAGGTCGACGCGGACGTGCTCTTCATCGACGACGGCGATGTCCTGACCTCGGCCGGGGTCGCCGCCGGGATCGATCTCTGTCTGCACATCGTGCGCCGCGACCACGGCACGGCGATCGCCAACGACGTGGCGCGGCATACGGTCGTACCCCCGCACCGGGACGGCGGCCAGGCCCAGTACATCCAACGCCCGGTCCCGGAAGCCCAGTTGGCGACCACCACCAAGGCGAGGGCCTGGGCGCTCGCCCGGCTCCACGAACCGATCCAGCTGCGGGACATGGCGGAGCAGGAGTCGATGTCCGTGCGTACGTTCACGCGCCGCTTCCGTGAGGAGGCGGGGATCAGCCCCGGACAGTGGCTGGTCCTGCAACGGGTCGAGCGGGCGCGGTATCTGCTGGAGTCGACGGACCTCTCCGTCGACCAGATCGCGAAGGACGCGGGATTCGGTACGGCGCAGTCCATGCGCCAGCATCTCCAGGCGGCGCTCGGTGTCGCGCCGACCGTCTACCGCCGGACCTTCCGCGCCGTCCCCGGGCAGCGGACGCCGACGATCGACGGCGCCCGGAACGGCGACAATTCCCGGAACGGCAGCGGGGCGGCGGCGCTCAGGCCTGTGTGA
- a CDS encoding MFS transporter, producing the protein MTVKRPRDPAIPGPAGTPLWNRNFRLFFLARTVARFGDGMVPVALAAGLLDAGHGASSVSFALGAWMACFAGFVLFGGVLADRFTPRRMMVLADVTRLFGTAALAVLFAGGAPPLWLVYALSAVNGLGAALFQPGVASMLPVLSPDVQRGNAVLRVTESLATMAGPAAAGALAGFGGPGTIFAVNAATFGISGLCLFLVRMATMKPVRGDTMLTELIGGWREFRARSWLWGVIAVWSVYGVTVLGPMVPLEAVVVTERHSSAMFGLMMTVHGAGNVAGGLLALRLRPARPLFAGTVALLAVAANLLVLAYDVPLPLLAAGFFVGGVALAFWLVMWSTTVQTMIPPEALNRLHAYDVAGSLIMLAVGRALAGPVAEAVGTHEVLVGGAVVNVLVCGALFASRPIRDLPRAPRPPTPTGAPPPTPRPRKSPA; encoded by the coding sequence GTGACTGTTAAGCGCCCGAGGGACCCCGCCATTCCCGGCCCGGCCGGGACGCCGCTGTGGAACCGTAACTTCCGGCTCTTCTTCCTGGCCAGGACAGTGGCGCGCTTCGGCGACGGCATGGTGCCCGTCGCGCTCGCCGCCGGGCTGCTCGACGCCGGACACGGGGCGTCGTCCGTCAGTTTCGCACTCGGTGCGTGGATGGCCTGCTTCGCCGGATTCGTACTCTTCGGCGGGGTGCTCGCGGACCGGTTCACCCCGCGCCGGATGATGGTTCTCGCCGATGTGACGCGGCTGTTCGGGACAGCGGCCCTGGCGGTCCTCTTCGCCGGGGGAGCGCCGCCGCTCTGGCTCGTGTACGCGCTGAGCGCGGTCAACGGGCTCGGCGCCGCGCTCTTCCAGCCGGGCGTGGCCAGCATGCTGCCCGTGCTCTCGCCCGACGTACAGCGCGGCAACGCGGTGCTGCGGGTCACCGAGTCCCTGGCGACGATGGCGGGTCCGGCCGCGGCGGGCGCGCTGGCCGGCTTCGGCGGACCCGGCACGATCTTCGCGGTGAACGCGGCCACGTTCGGTATCAGCGGCCTGTGTCTCTTCCTGGTCCGGATGGCGACCATGAAGCCGGTGCGCGGCGACACGATGCTCACCGAACTGATCGGCGGCTGGCGGGAGTTCCGGGCCCGGTCCTGGCTGTGGGGCGTGATCGCGGTCTGGTCGGTGTACGGCGTCACGGTGCTCGGGCCGATGGTCCCGCTGGAGGCGGTGGTGGTCACCGAGCGGCACAGCTCGGCCATGTTCGGTCTGATGATGACCGTCCACGGCGCGGGCAATGTGGCGGGCGGGCTGCTGGCGCTGCGGCTGCGGCCCGCCAGACCGCTGTTCGCGGGGACGGTCGCGCTGCTCGCGGTCGCCGCGAACCTGCTGGTGCTTGCGTACGACGTCCCGCTGCCGCTGCTGGCCGCCGGGTTCTTCGTGGGCGGGGTGGCTCTGGCGTTCTGGCTGGTGATGTGGTCCACGACGGTCCAGACGATGATCCCGCCGGAGGCACTGAACCGGCTGCACGCGTACGACGTGGCGGGCTCCCTGATCATGCTGGCGGTCGGCCGCGCGCTGGCGGGTCCGGTGGCGGAGGCGGTCGGCACGCACGAGGTGCTGGTGGGCGGGGCGGTGGTGAACGTCCTGGTCTGCGGAGCGCTGTTCGCGTCCCGCCCGATCCGCGACCTCCCCCGCGCCCCCCGCCCACCCACACCGACGGGCGCCCCACCGCCGACCCCCCGGCCGCGGAAGTCACCGGCCTAG
- a CDS encoding MFS transporter, with translation MLLGVTQTAETPAQGPATPPNHRPRLRPRIHRAWFVAAVTFVTIIGAAAFASLPGLLIDPLHSEFGWSRGEIGFAVSVNLALYGLTAPFAAALMDRFGIRRVVAVALTVIATGSALTVVMTAAWQMVLYWGILVGLGTGSMALAFAATVTDRWFVARRGLVTGILTAAGASGQLVFLPLLSWLVQNHGWRPASITVAMSALVVVPFVWLLLRDHPADVGLPPYGSEEFKPKPPPVTGAARRAVTVLFRAARTGPFWLLAGTFAICGASTNGLIKTHFIPAAHDHGMPVTAAASLLAVIGVFDIIGTIASGWFTDRFDARRLLAVYYALRGVSLLFLPMLLAPDVRPPMLFFIVFYGLDWVATVPPTIALCREYYGADSAIVFGWVLASHQIGAGVVAFAGGIARDVTGSYNTVWYASGALCAAAALMALLIRSRTKAESADLLNAP, from the coding sequence ATGCTTCTTGGCGTGACACAGACAGCCGAGACCCCCGCCCAGGGCCCCGCCACGCCTCCGAACCACCGGCCCCGGCTCCGGCCCCGTATCCACCGGGCCTGGTTCGTCGCTGCCGTTACCTTTGTGACGATCATCGGCGCCGCCGCCTTCGCCTCGCTGCCCGGACTGCTCATCGACCCGCTGCACTCGGAGTTCGGCTGGTCGCGCGGCGAGATCGGGTTCGCCGTCTCGGTCAATCTCGCCCTCTACGGGCTGACCGCCCCGTTCGCCGCCGCGCTCATGGACCGGTTCGGGATACGCCGGGTCGTCGCCGTCGCGCTCACCGTCATCGCGACCGGGTCCGCGCTCACCGTCGTCATGACCGCCGCCTGGCAGATGGTCCTCTACTGGGGCATCCTGGTCGGCCTCGGCACCGGCTCGATGGCCCTGGCCTTCGCCGCCACCGTCACCGACCGCTGGTTCGTCGCCCGGCGCGGACTCGTCACCGGCATCCTCACCGCGGCCGGCGCCTCCGGGCAGCTGGTGTTCCTGCCCCTGCTCTCCTGGCTCGTGCAGAACCACGGCTGGCGCCCCGCCTCCATCACCGTCGCGATGTCCGCGCTCGTCGTCGTCCCGTTCGTCTGGCTCCTGCTGCGCGACCACCCGGCGGACGTGGGGCTTCCGCCGTACGGCTCCGAGGAGTTCAAGCCCAAGCCGCCCCCCGTCACCGGCGCCGCGCGGCGGGCCGTCACCGTCCTGTTCCGGGCCGCCCGCACCGGCCCGTTCTGGCTGCTCGCGGGGACGTTCGCGATCTGCGGGGCCTCCACGAACGGCCTGATCAAGACGCACTTCATCCCCGCCGCGCACGACCACGGCATGCCGGTCACGGCCGCCGCCTCGCTCCTCGCCGTGATCGGTGTCTTCGACATCATCGGGACGATCGCCTCGGGCTGGTTCACCGACCGCTTCGACGCGCGCCGGCTGCTCGCCGTCTACTACGCGCTGCGCGGCGTCTCGCTGCTCTTCCTGCCGATGCTGCTCGCCCCGGACGTCCGGCCGCCGATGCTGTTCTTCATCGTCTTCTACGGCCTGGACTGGGTCGCGACCGTCCCGCCGACGATCGCCCTGTGCCGCGAGTACTACGGCGCCGACAGCGCGATCGTCTTCGGCTGGGTGCTCGCCTCGCACCAGATCGGCGCCGGGGTCGTCGCGTTCGCGGGCGGCATCGCGCGCGATGTCACCGGCTCGTACAACACGGTCTGGTACGCCTCGGGCGCGCTGTGCGCGGCGGCGGCGCTGATGGCTCTGCTGATCAGGAGCCGTACGAAGGCCGAGTCGGCGGACCTCCTCAACGCCCCTTGA
- a CDS encoding flavin-containing monooxygenase, whose protein sequence is MASDIDLTNDRPVYVIGGGPGGLAAAAALRAQGVRAVVLEKSEAVGTSWRRHYDRLHLHTTRKLSALPGLPMPRSFGRWVSRDQMVRYLEKYAEFHGLEIVTGVEITGIERSADGESWLLHGTGGRELTGSAVVVATGYSHTPRVPSWPGAEAYGGKLLHASEYRNPAPYKGKDILVVGVGNTGAEIAVDLVEGGAARVRLAIRTVPHIVRRSTLGWPAQRTGMLVRRLPTRLVDRAGELMCKIAVPDLAAQGLPRPDTGLYSRVREGAIPVQDVGLIAAVRDGRVEPVAAVESFDGDKVVLADGSRISPDAVIAATGYRRGLEGLVGHLGVLNERGLPVVRGGRTSERAPGLYFTGFTNPISGMLRELSMDAERIAKAIKSRALKSPALKGR, encoded by the coding sequence ATGGCCAGCGACATCGACCTCACCAACGACCGTCCCGTGTACGTCATCGGCGGCGGCCCAGGCGGTCTCGCCGCCGCGGCGGCGCTTCGCGCGCAGGGCGTACGAGCAGTCGTACTGGAGAAGTCCGAGGCCGTCGGGACCTCCTGGCGCCGGCACTACGACCGGCTCCATCTCCACACCACCCGCAAGCTGTCCGCGCTGCCGGGCCTCCCGATGCCGCGGTCCTTCGGCCGCTGGGTCTCGCGCGATCAGATGGTCCGCTATCTGGAGAAGTACGCGGAGTTCCACGGTCTGGAGATCGTGACCGGTGTCGAGATCACCGGCATCGAGCGTTCGGCGGACGGCGAGAGCTGGCTGCTGCACGGGACCGGCGGCCGGGAGCTGACCGGGAGCGCCGTCGTCGTCGCCACCGGCTACAGCCACACCCCGCGGGTGCCGTCCTGGCCGGGGGCGGAGGCGTACGGCGGGAAACTGCTGCACGCGAGCGAGTACCGCAACCCCGCCCCGTACAAGGGGAAGGACATCCTGGTCGTCGGCGTCGGCAACACGGGCGCGGAGATCGCGGTCGACCTGGTGGAGGGCGGCGCGGCGCGCGTACGGCTCGCGATCCGCACGGTCCCGCACATCGTGCGCCGTTCCACCCTCGGCTGGCCCGCGCAGCGCACCGGCATGCTGGTCCGGCGGCTGCCGACGCGGCTGGTCGACCGGGCGGGCGAGCTCATGTGCAAGATCGCGGTGCCCGATCTCGCGGCCCAGGGACTGCCGCGTCCCGACACCGGGCTGTACTCACGGGTGCGCGAGGGCGCCATCCCGGTGCAGGACGTGGGGTTGATCGCGGCGGTGCGGGACGGCCGGGTCGAACCGGTCGCGGCGGTCGAGTCGTTCGACGGCGACAAGGTGGTGCTGGCGGACGGTTCGCGGATCTCGCCGGACGCGGTGATCGCGGCGACGGGCTACCGCCGGGGCCTGGAGGGCCTGGTGGGCCACCTCGGCGTACTGAACGAGCGCGGGCTCCCCGTGGTGCGGGGCGGGCGGACGTCCGAGCGGGCGCCGGGGCTCTACTTCACGGGCTTCACGAATCCGATCAGCGGGATGCTGCGCGAGCTGTCGATGGACGCGGAGCGGATAGCGAAGGCGATCAAGTCCCGGGCGCTCAAGTCCCCGGCGCTCAAGGGGCGTTGA
- a CDS encoding RidA family protein, with the protein MAINLVNPTGLPQIDAYHQVAVATVSKLVFLAGQVSWDADGTTVGEGDLAAQVEQCYLNVATALAGAGATFENVAKVTVYVVDWTPDKMPLFLEGAARASAKLGLAPVPAATLVGVAALDVPEHLVEIEATAVLD; encoded by the coding sequence ATGGCCATCAACCTGGTGAACCCCACCGGACTTCCGCAGATCGACGCCTACCACCAGGTTGCCGTCGCGACCGTGTCGAAGCTGGTCTTCCTGGCCGGGCAGGTCTCCTGGGACGCCGACGGGACCACGGTCGGCGAGGGCGACCTCGCCGCCCAGGTGGAGCAGTGCTACCTCAACGTCGCCACCGCCCTCGCCGGGGCCGGCGCCACCTTCGAGAACGTGGCGAAAGTGACCGTCTACGTCGTCGACTGGACCCCGGACAAGATGCCCCTCTTCCTGGAGGGAGCCGCCCGCGCGTCCGCGAAGCTCGGGCTCGCCCCCGTACCGGCGGCCACGCTGGTGGGCGTGGCGGCGCTCGACGTACCCGAGCATCTGGTGGAGATCGAGGCGACGGCCGTGCTCGACTGA
- a CDS encoding winged helix-turn-helix transcriptional regulator, with protein MGTKQLSGTPEDADLSRADSLAREIFSDVANKWALLIIEALGEGTLRFGEVRNEVDGISHKMLTQNLRMLERNGLVERTVHPTVPPKVEYTLTEPGLALRETVDRMCDWTHRYIGHIESSRDRFETV; from the coding sequence ATGGGAACCAAGCAGCTCAGCGGCACACCCGAGGACGCGGATCTCTCCCGCGCGGACTCGCTGGCGCGGGAGATCTTCTCGGACGTCGCCAACAAGTGGGCGCTGTTGATCATCGAGGCGCTGGGCGAAGGCACCCTGCGGTTCGGCGAGGTGCGGAACGAGGTCGACGGCATCAGCCACAAGATGCTCACCCAGAACCTGCGCATGCTGGAGCGCAACGGCCTGGTCGAGCGCACGGTGCATCCCACGGTGCCGCCGAAGGTCGAGTACACCCTCACCGAGCCCGGCCTTGCCCTGCGGGAGACGGTCGACCGGATGTGCGACTGGACCCACCGGTACATCGGCCACATCGAGTCCTCCCGCGACCGCTTCGAAACCGTCTGA
- a CDS encoding pyridoxine/pyridoxamine 5'-phosphate oxidase has protein sequence MSDVSEEQRAFRSVLRDLRVWESGLAGFDTGDVPDLPLVLFQRWFVEAAGAGQAEPHAMALATVDGEGRPDVRTLLLHDADERGWHFATHATSAKGRQLAARPWAALGFYWPAQGRQVRVRGAVSAAGEDESRADLAVRSTGALAAALTGRQSEVLGSAEELARASHAAWQRAQAERDAPVPTWRRYVLAADEVEFFQGDTERRHVRLRYRRADPATTDGGAGWSRELLWP, from the coding sequence ATGAGCGACGTGAGCGAGGAGCAGCGGGCGTTCCGCTCGGTTCTGCGGGATCTGCGGGTCTGGGAGAGCGGTCTGGCCGGGTTCGACACCGGGGACGTGCCCGATCTGCCGCTGGTGCTGTTCCAGCGGTGGTTCGTCGAGGCGGCCGGGGCCGGGCAGGCCGAGCCGCACGCCATGGCGCTCGCGACCGTCGACGGCGAGGGGCGGCCCGACGTACGCACCCTGCTGCTGCACGACGCCGACGAGCGCGGCTGGCACTTCGCCACGCACGCCACCAGCGCGAAGGGCCGGCAGCTGGCGGCCCGCCCGTGGGCGGCGCTCGGGTTCTACTGGCCCGCGCAGGGGCGGCAGGTGCGGGTGCGGGGTGCGGTGAGCGCCGCCGGGGAGGACGAGAGCCGGGCGGATCTGGCCGTACGGTCCACCGGTGCGCTGGCCGCGGCTCTCACCGGGCGACAGAGTGAAGTGCTGGGCTCCGCCGAGGAGTTGGCGCGCGCCTCGCACGCGGCGTGGCAGCGGGCGCAGGCCGAGCGGGACGCGCCCGTGCCGACGTGGAGGCGGTACGTGCTGGCGGCCGACGAGGTCGAGTTCTTCCAGGGCGACACCGAGCGCCGGCATGTACGGCTGCGCTACCGCCGCGCGGACCCGGCCACGACGGACGGCGGCGCCGGCTGGTCGCGCGAGCTCCTCTGGCCGTAG
- a CDS encoding TetR/AcrR family transcriptional regulator, with protein sequence MRQNLARRSALVDAAIEVLAREGARGLTFRAVDAEAGVPKGTASNYFTSRDELLNQVGHRIYERLIPDDAAAARMLAGPNTRERTAELVRLVVERVAAFRTGFLALLELRLEATRRPELRAVLTARVAEDVEENVRNHLASGLPGDADAVKMIYLAVNWLVVERLTLPGVFSEEEAERLIGGLVERVLPSGP encoded by the coding sequence ATGCGACAGAACCTGGCCCGTCGTTCCGCGCTCGTCGACGCCGCCATCGAAGTGCTCGCCCGTGAGGGGGCCCGTGGGCTGACCTTCCGGGCCGTCGACGCCGAGGCCGGCGTACCCAAGGGGACGGCGTCCAACTACTTCACCAGCCGGGACGAACTGCTCAACCAGGTCGGCCACCGTATCTACGAGCGGCTGATCCCGGACGACGCCGCCGCCGCGAGGATGCTCGCCGGGCCCAACACGCGGGAGCGGACGGCGGAGTTGGTACGGCTGGTGGTGGAGCGGGTCGCCGCGTTCCGGACCGGGTTTCTCGCTCTGCTCGAACTGCGGCTGGAGGCCACCCGGCGGCCCGAGCTGCGTGCCGTACTGACCGCGCGCGTGGCCGAGGACGTCGAGGAGAACGTCAGGAACCATCTGGCGTCCGGGCTCCCCGGTGACGCCGACGCGGTCAAGATGATCTATCTGGCCGTCAACTGGCTGGTGGTGGAGCGGCTCACGCTGCCCGGTGTCTTCTCGGAGGAGGAGGCCGAGCGGCTGATCGGCGGCCTCGTGGAGCGGGTGCTGCCGTCCGGTCCGTGA
- a CDS encoding TetR family transcriptional regulator, which translates to MTGQVRTVDGRVAGRRGQATRQKLLDCLSEMLSTSPYRDVKVIDVARKAGTSPATFYQYFPDVEGAVLEIAEEMAKEGAGLTDLVSGRSWAGKAGRQTAEELVEGFLDFWRKNDAILRVIDLGAAEGDKRFYKIRMKILSSVTNSLTDSVKELQSKGRVDKDVNPAAMAGSLVVMLAAVAGHQKGFQTWGVKQAELKPNLSLLVHLGITGKKPAK; encoded by the coding sequence ATGACAGGACAAGTACGTACCGTCGACGGCCGTGTGGCCGGTCGGCGCGGCCAGGCGACGCGGCAGAAGCTGCTCGACTGCCTCAGCGAGATGCTCAGCACCTCGCCATATCGGGACGTCAAAGTCATCGACGTGGCCCGGAAGGCAGGCACTTCACCCGCGACCTTCTATCAGTACTTCCCGGACGTCGAGGGCGCTGTCCTTGAGATCGCCGAGGAAATGGCCAAGGAGGGTGCCGGATTGACCGACTTGGTCTCCGGCCGCTCCTGGGCCGGTAAAGCAGGACGCCAGACCGCGGAAGAACTCGTGGAGGGATTCCTCGACTTCTGGCGCAAGAACGACGCGATCCTCAGGGTCATCGATCTCGGCGCCGCCGAGGGCGACAAGCGGTTCTACAAGATCCGCATGAAGATCTTGAGTTCGGTCACCAACTCCCTTACGGATTCCGTGAAGGAGCTCCAGTCCAAAGGCAGGGTCGACAAGGACGTCAACCCCGCCGCGATGGCCGGCTCACTGGTCGTCATGCTCGCCGCCGTGGCCGGGCATCAGAAGGGCTTCCAGACCTGGGGTGTGAAGCAGGCCGAACTGAAGCCGAACCTCTCCTTGTTGGTCCATCTGGGCATCACGGGCAAGAAACCGGCGAAGTAG
- a CDS encoding VOC family protein produces MAAFAEGTPCWVDVSLPDVQAGKRFYGELFGWTFGADGGAAYGYYTNAFSDGKRVAALAAKQDGRMPTAWGVYFATSDATALSSRIKEAGGGMVRDPTSVGPYGTMAQGVDPGGAVFGVWQPGAYSGFEKQGEPGSFCWTEVYTRDKESVDLFYESVFGFLGKDLPDEPADFRTWSPAGSEPGTDSAIGGRSVITEAFPKEMPGHFLVYFSVADCDETVAETVRLGGRIRESAADTPYGRIAVLADNQGAVFAVLAEPAAA; encoded by the coding sequence ATGGCCGCATTCGCGGAAGGCACGCCCTGCTGGGTGGATGTGTCGCTTCCCGACGTCCAGGCGGGCAAGCGTTTCTACGGCGAGCTGTTCGGCTGGACATTCGGCGCGGACGGCGGTGCGGCATACGGGTACTACACGAATGCTTTCAGTGACGGAAAGCGAGTGGCCGCTCTCGCCGCGAAGCAGGACGGGCGTATGCCGACCGCCTGGGGCGTCTATTTCGCGACATCGGACGCCACCGCGCTCAGTTCGCGAATCAAGGAGGCCGGCGGCGGAATGGTGCGGGATCCGACGTCTGTGGGGCCGTACGGCACGATGGCGCAGGGTGTCGATCCCGGCGGCGCGGTCTTCGGCGTCTGGCAGCCCGGCGCGTACTCCGGGTTCGAAAAGCAGGGTGAGCCCGGATCTTTCTGCTGGACAGAGGTCTATACGAGGGACAAGGAGAGCGTCGACCTCTTCTACGAGTCGGTATTCGGCTTCCTCGGGAAGGATCTCCCGGACGAACCGGCCGACTTCCGCACCTGGTCCCCGGCGGGATCCGAGCCGGGCACCGACAGCGCGATCGGCGGGCGAAGTGTCATCACCGAGGCATTTCCCAAGGAGATGCCGGGGCATTTCCTCGTTTACTTCTCCGTGGCGGACTGCGACGAGACGGTCGCCGAGACCGTACGGCTGGGAGGCCGGATCAGGGAGTCCGCCGCCGACACCCCGTACGGCCGGATCGCCGTCCTCGCGGACAACCAGGGCGCGGTGTTCGCCGTTCTGGCGGAGCCGGCCGCGGCGTAG